The genomic window TGTTTTATTATGACTTGCCGAGAATTTGTTGTGAAACTCATTTGCATGAGCTATTATAGTATAATTCTGcatttaaaattcattttaattAACCATGTAAAGATTATTGGAAACATCTCAGGAGAGCAAACACTGCTTCAGAACTGCTTCAGGAATGTAAAGTTGTTGCATTTTACAAACTCCTTGATCAGATGTACAAATGGAGATGTCTTTACTCTTTATGGCACGCACAATCTTGTTTCTTTAATTCTCTCCCTTTAGACAGCTCACTAAATGCGAGTAAATCTGGagaatgtatgtatatgtacattGAGGAGTAATGCAATTAGTTTTGTTATTCCAGAATCACTCTTTGATGTTAGTGCTGACGCTGAAAGACTTAAATGAGCTATACACATCTTTATAGTCCTATTGTAAACTAACATACATGAACTAACCATGGTCTTCAAAAATGATGTTTACATTTCTTATCcttgtatttgtatttaaaaAATGCACAATAATATATTTTCATCTGTGGTATAGCACAAAACTACTTTAATTGCTGTTAATAAATATTGTTTGAGTAGATTTGTGGAAGTTTCAGTTTATTAGTTTAGAATATTTTATCACAATGAAAGTTTTGGTTTAATTGACAGACCATTAAAGGCTGTCACTGATTCTGGACCATCGAACCATTTTTGTTGTTTATGCTTAGCAGCCAATGAAATTGAACCATACACTGGCCTGAGCCAATTTGCAAACCCCTTTACACCAAAGGTTTtttgaatacacacacagaatgaacaGGATAGTGAGAAgcaatttgctgaatttgacaaaaagtTTATTGGATTAGAATCCCAAACACTACCTTTAATGATGAGCATGATATGGCAATGCCATCATAGTGAAACAGGCTCCATAATGTCATGTTGAGGATAATGAATGGTCAGATCACtcattgtgggtgtgtgtgtgtgtgtgaagagtgtcctgcaaaagtggtcaaaatgtCAGTTTTGTCATCTGCAAAAGGCATTAAGTTAAAGATGCAAAATTcgttttaaaaaaatctaaaataCATGTCAAGGAAGGAtagtgtattgttttgttttgtaaaattttagagtgagaaaaagaaaggTGTTTATGACTATTCCATGTCCCAACAAGCCATAGGCTCCTCTAGGCAGCTGACTATAAAAATGCTCCTTGTAGGATTGCTATAAAAGGCATACCATTTTAATAAAAAGCAAAAGATTTTAAGGAACATTTAGTAGATTTTGGAGTGTCGTGCACTGCATACTGTGCAGTGACACTTTCATAAATATGCAATGAGTAGTAGTGGAGGTGTGCACATCCCCACCGGTGAGGTGCAGGGCAAATGGAACTAGAACTGCAAAGGAATGAAATGCCCGCACTCTGCTAAAACTCCCAAAAAGTCAGTCAAACAGTTGAAAGATGAAGGAAATCTATCATCTTTAACTTCATATCTTTTGGAAATCAGCTCTTTTACTGTAGCTGTTCACCAAAACAGAAATGTTCAGGGTGCCAAtataccagtcaaaagtttggagacacttaggcatttccattccactccattattgACTATTAtttgtgagtggttgaagtagcacgtcaatagatgacggacaagtgtcttatccaatcttatgccaggattttttaaaaaggcccattattgattgagaataccagctgagatcagttgcattgtttttttaatcagggcaggagttttcagattacattatgtgtttacataattgcaaaagggttctcgactgttgtagaaagaaatggctgatctttaatctacattgcccattatcagcaaccattcatccaattttccaaaggcacattctgtttactaatttgatatcattttaaaaagctaactgagaaaacattggagaacccttttgcaattatgtaagcacataatgtaatctgaaaactgcttatatattaaaaaaaacaatgcaactgatctcaactggtattctgtctataatggagtggaatggaaatgtctccaagcttttgactggtagtgtgtgtgtatacaaccccaaaacagaaaaagttgggacgttgtgtaaaatgcaaataaaaacagaatgtgataatatagacgtctcataaacccatatttagcagcaaaaaggacatagacaacatatcaaatgttgaaaatgaaaaagttgactatttcatggaaaacatGTAAATTTTGAATTTggtgccagcaacatgtttcaaaaaaagttgtgacgggagcatgtttaccattgtgctgcttcacctcttcatttaacaaaattctatACAtttttaggaactgaggagtccatttgctacagttttgagaatgaaatgttctCCCATTAatccccgatataggatttcagttgggGTATTCTTGTttttcaatttgtttttcagccctttcccttgtttgcaaacatttatctggattctctgaatgttttaataatattatgttctGTAGATGATGTCCCCAAATACtttacaatttcatgttaagaagcattaaaattaaGCATTAACACGGAGTGATGAATACCGCTACATCTTTaattctaagagaccctgccccCCTcaggatgctctttttcatacccaatcgtgttgccagttaccctaattagttatGAAAaaattcctccttttgttttctttatcattacacaacttttccagcattttgttacccccgtcccaactttttttgaaacatgttgctggtatcaaattcaaaatgaacatatattttccatgtcaaatttgtcatttttaacatatgttgtctgtgtcctttttgcaactaaatatgagttaaagaaatttgcagattattacattctgtttttattcacattttacacattgTCCTAACTTTAAACTTTAAAATATAAACCCCTACAatgtatatatagatagatagatagatagatagatagatagatagatagatagatagatagatagatagatagatagattgagtACTTAATTTCTTCATTTATCCTCAAAGGGCAATATCAGTGTTGCATTAGCAATTCACATAAGAGACAAAAAACATACAACATGATCTCTTAAAGACACGATTTGGCAGTTGCTgtcactgaccaccacacaggCTGGAAGCATTACATAACCATTTGTGGGAAATCTGCCAAACATTGAGGAATTTCTCCTGGTTCCTCTACCTAGTAACAAAGCAGGGCTAGAACAGAATATAGTTGAgtgagttatttttttttttgtctttttcttttctctgccaGCTGAATTTCTCATCTGACAGATTTAACAACCAGTGGAGCTGTGAGCTCAGATGTGCTGTGACATTAAATTACTATGGCACGTTCACAGCCGCTTAATCTGTGTCCAGATCCTTTGACCTCGTCTTGGTCTCCCACATGCTATGAATACCTACTGTAATAAGATCTTCTTCTGGCAGTTCCTTtaatgttttctgtttttgtctgcAGCATACAAGTcctcaaaacaaaataaattatAGCCTAATAATTGTTAAAAATTCAAATCTAAGCAGAGTCATCTCCTGTAGGCACCCCACAAAAGTGTTACTATAGTGTTCTTTTGGGCACACTATTTAAATTAGATGAGATGAAAATATAGTATGGTTTTTCAGTTTCATTTACAACACTAGCCAAAGTATTACTAATACAAAAGTGTCACATTATGAAATGTCTTGAGAGTGTTATAGATCACCTTAATATGCGAGTCTGTCAACATCCCAAGCAATCTGCAGAAAGAAAGTGTTGGTGCTGACGATGCACTCTTGTGCATGTGTCATACTATTTATAGTAATTTACAGATGGCTGCCAGCTCTGTCCGTATCATGTTTTTGACCTCTCGCGTGCATTTAAGATAGTACAGTGTTATTTCCTGCCAGCAAAAGAGAATAAACCCAATGTTGATATATTTTATTTACCCATGCAGCTCTTATTTTATTAACCCTTCCATCTTCAAAACATTTCTAATGATCACTAATCACTAATCACACTCATCAGACTGAAATTGTCTCACATAAATATTTGAAGGTTCATACTAATATGAATGTAACATGTTCTCACTGTGTCTGGGTTGTTTCTATTGATTGCCTTGTGGAAAGTGGCTTGTTATGTGGTGTCTTATGCCAGGGGAATAGCTGCCAAAGATAGGAGGAAGTTCAACAAGTTTATTTAAATGGCTGGTTCCATTATTGCATTGACTCCTGTGTAAGgagaaattaaataaaacaattaaaataCAATAACAATTACAGTCATTGTATAACTGAATGTTATTCATCACTCAGCACCATTATCTATGATGTTATCCAGTAGGATGTATTAAACATATTGAGCTACTGTATTATTTGAAAGCATCCTATGCAAGTTATATTATTAACAGCTTTGAAATTATTTTCAAGGTAAACTTACTTGTAATAGGGAGAATGGGGCTCCTTCCCAGCCTTGCACATGTCCAATACAGtttcctctcatcttctcctccCCAGTTGCAaagtatttgtattttacacaatTGTCGCAATTACCACTCATGGCTTGCCCCCTTCCCCTTGGGCACGGAACGTGCATTTTATTAAAAATTGCACAATTGCTGTAAAGCAATTCAAGATTCTCTGGGTCGGGGCAGAGCcaagttgcaaggctggtttgGGTCGGCTACGCCTGGAAAGGCACCACATTCTGCCTATTAATAATCATCTGTTTTGCCTGTATTAATAATCATCTGTCTTGCCTGTATTAATAATTATCTGTCTTGCCTGTATAATCATTTGAAGACCAAGCAGACAGACTTGAGTTTCTTTTTTGTGTAAATGACCAATATGATGCATGCAGACAGAATTCAGACCCCTTCATTTCtatacattttgttatgttgtaGTTTAATGACAAACTCATTGAAATCATTATTGTTGTTTTCATCATTCTACACACGTGCCAATTATGACAAACAGGATTTTAACATTTTTAGGTACATTTATTACACTGACATAAGCATTCTGTTCAGTTTTTTTGCACCTTGACACCACAACTGATTTACTGATTGGACATGATTTCTAAAGGCACAAGAAATCATGGGAAGGTTGTTAAAATTCTTATGCACTGAAGGACATTGACAGAGTCGTCCCTAAGCTACTCCTCCAAATGTCCTATGGAAGTTGAACCTTTGTCCAAGTCTGAGGTCCTGTGCACTCTGGACTAGCTTGTCATTAAGGATATCTTTGTATTTTCCTCCATCAAACTTTTCCTCAGCCCTGACCAGTCACCTAGTCCCTGCCACTGAAGACCCCCCGCAGCGTGAGGCAGCCACCATGCTTCACCATTGGGATGACGGCCGGTACTGGGCAGATGATGAGGGATGCTGAAGGGATGTTTAGATTTCGGCCCAATAACAGCTCAATCCAGAAAATCTTATTTCTCTTTGTCTTGCCCTGACCCTATCTCTGGAGAGACCTAAAAGTGAATCTGATTATTCATCCAACCTGACAGAGCTTGAGAGGATCTGTAGAAAAGATTGGCAAAATCTCTGAATATTGGATTGTGCCATGCTTCTTGCATATTATCCAATAAGACTCAAGGCTGTCTCTCAACTACACTGTAAGTACTAAGTAAAGTGTCTGAATACTTGTGTCAATGTAATATTTTAGTTTTACCTTTGAACTACATTTGCAAACATTTCTAAAATCCTGTTGTTTGCATTGTCGTGGGGTCTTAAGTGTAGATTAAGATGTGGGGGGAACTCATTTCAACTATTTTGGCATGAGGCTGCAACAGAATACCGGTACATTGTGATAAAAGTAGAGGGGTCAGGATAATGCACTGTTTGcatctatgtctgtctgttaaTGAGTGAATTAGTATTGGGACTGGGACATTACTCTCATACTCAGCTCACCACTGTGGTCAAATGTGAGCCTGGTCTGGAGGACAAGGTTGCTGCCTAGTGGTGACGGCATGGAAACACTTTACTTGCATTATGTTGGCTTAGAGAAATCAATGAACCCTGTTTGGAGAGCAGCCACTGTTGAATTATTTCCAACTTGGATGAACTATTTCAGAATATAGAAAAGAGTGCAGTATAAGGCATTTAGCTAAGTGTTAGAAAAACAAATGGTGTCTGAAAGCCTGAATCAACAAGGCTAGTAACTCTGTTCACATCCACATTGCAACCTACACAGGACAGATTTTATATATTGTGACTGAACGGATTCAGtaaatttggtaacactttatcaTTGTCCACTTCAAAAAGAGTAGCTGAACATTACTGAGCATGAATGCTTGACTTCTGTGAGCAAGCATGGTGTAATGGCATTACAAGAAGCAACACGAAACGCCATATTGCAAACTAATCCATTACAGGTGGTCCTGTCTTGTCCTATTACCGGATCAGCAGTGCCAATGCAGAGTGGCGAACCTCCGCTAATACACTTGATAAAGTCCCATGACAGCTGTCCCGTATCAGTGGGAGAGAGGTAAACCAATCCGTGTACACACAAATGTGATTTCTTGATCTCCAAACTTAACATCCTTCAATTCCAGTGGATCAAACATGCAATTACATGTCACTAGGCCATTTGAGAAAAGAATATTCTTCAGCATTATCTGTTTCAAGCATTTTTAGTGCACCAATTTAAAATGTTGGATTTTCTACAACATCACAATTAAAGGAAATAGAGAAGGGAATACACTAAATAGAATAATAATTGTATTTTTAGAAATCGATAAGCCATTGCCCCACAATGTGTGAAATTTAGATCATACTCAATGTTAtggattttgtttttaaacTAAACTACTTACAGTGTCACAGCACAATTATGAGGAACAGGatgttaaatgtttgtttttatataaaCTACGGCTTAACTGGAAGAAGGTTATGCAAATACTAAATATCAATCCACTGACAGTCAATGACAATCATGGGACGTATAGTTACACTGACTCTGAATGTAATTAAAATACCAATACTTTATATTTCAAGTACAAAAATaccattaataaataaatgctacaacataaacaatggaaatattcacaacatactgtacactgtcTGCTTCTTCACTGACTGAAACGCAAAGCTTGTAAACATCAGTTTACCAGGCCTTACTGCTTAATTGTAAAATCCAGTGTCATTCAGGAAATTTTatgcaaaaatatatatatcattcTTTCTCTGATCAATTAACAAATCTGTTGACGGAAAATATTTAGGGCCCTCATTTAATTATGAAATGTAAAATGCAAAGTGTCTTGTGCATGAAGCTATTGTGTGGCATGTGGAAGCATTGAGCTACTTTTAACAATTATAGATAAACTAGAAATTAAAAAATGCTCTTGAATTGTTCATAAAAGAACTGCAACGTCTTTTTGATGAGATGTGAGTGAGGTATCgcagcagtagcctataagtgTGAAGGTAGGCTGCTTGTCCATAAATAATGTCTGAGATTTGTCCTGCTGTAGGACAGGCTGCTACTGTGGCATGTTTGTTCCACCTATGCAGCTGAACTTCTTCCACCATGACTCAGAGAGTTTCCGGATCTTCTTGGGTGTTTTGGTTAGGCAGTGGTTCTGTTGAAGTATTTCGTTGTCCTGCATGCTTGCCAAAATCGCTGTGTCAAACACCTCTTTCAAGTTCTTTTGGGTCAGTGCTGAGCATTCAGTGAAAGTCACAGCGTTTATGTGCTGTGCGCAGACCCGGGCCTCCTCTGTTGTTATGGGCTGCTCTTGGTTCTGTGCTAGCTGGATCAGGACGTGAACGTCCTCACGGAGATCTGATTGTGTGCCCACAAGAATGATGGGCGCGTCTGGGCAGAGCCGATGGATCTCAGATGCCCACCTGGAAGTCACGCTATGGAAGGAGGACGGCAGGACAACACTGTAGCACAGCAGGAAAATGTCAGCATTCTTGTAGCAGAGAGAGCGCAGCTGGGCAAACTCCTCCTGCACGGGGGACAGAGGCAGAGTCAGGGGAAAGCCTCCATGGAATCCACCGTTAAAACTTTCATATTTTATACTACTTGCAAAATGTGGCTGAAATGGTCTTTGCAATATGTGCATCCACATAAATATATTTTACATAATGATCACAGTGGTCTAATGTATACCAAAACACCAGTTGAAATCAAACTGGCTGAATGTGACCTATTTAGAAAATAAAGCAAATAAACACAGACGTACATTGTGCTTTCCAGTGGGTGTAAGCCATCTCTGCCATTCGGAAATAGTAGAGGGACACAGATATTAGCAtttacagtacaaacaacatTATGCAATACATGCAATCTATTATAGTATAGCTACTGTATACAAAAAGATACATTTTATTATAATGAAACTAAATTAACATCAGAATGAACATTCTTAGTGGGCCTACCTCTCCAGAAACATCACAGAGCTGCAGTCTCACAGGCTTCCCATCCACTACTACCAATGCTGAAGGTAAGACGTAGAAGTGATTAAAATAACGTCAGATATTCAGggtcttatatatatataaaaaaaataggatgcagtaggcctatgaacATTGAAAAAACCTATTGGTTATGTTTAAGAGCTGCAATGAGTTTTTAACTATTAGTCGCTTCCAACAAACACCAGCTATAGGAACTACACACTAATTACAAAAGAAATCTCATTGAAGGCTACCCTTAATGCGAATGCTTCAGCTTACCTGCAAAATTGTCCAAAGTTGTAGGGATGTACTCTGATGGAAAACCATTTGTGGTATAACTCACGACAAGGCTTGTCTTGCCCACAGCACCATCGCCCACTAACACACAAGTCACCTTCCTCTCAGGTAGAAATAAAGACTTGTGCTTTTGCATTTGCATTTCTAGGCGGGAAGCTCGCCGCTGAGGTACCGGAGGCGCAATTAATGATGCCCCATCGTCTTCTTTGCTGTGGAGCGACGGCATTTTCATGCCACGCTAAACAGAGATGGCACAGTTTCTTAACACTTTTACTCAGCTGTGTCTTCACTGAGGTCGCTGGTCGTAAACTATTAGCCTTGCGCAGTGATTGCTCTTGTGCCTATCCGATTTGCGATGATCTCTTCAGGTGATACCGAACACCTGCTGCGCGAGTAGTTACCATTGCTAGAAGTCACTCTCTATTCACGAGTTTACTCTTGACTGACAACCGATGCATCTGCTGAGCCCGAGGACCTTAAgaagattaaaacaaaaaaaaaaaaacactgtcggctatgtagcctaggcagtgCTTCCAGACGCAGTAAATAATTGTGATAGTCAGACTAGCTGTAGTAGAATAAAGATTAACTCAATAAAACAATAACTGTGCGCTTACGTGTGGGCTGTTGGTCGCTCTGAAACTCTGTCATCGTGCAACGATTTAGGGTGTTTGCTTGACAATACCGCCCCCTACAGGACATTTCCACCACTGCACCAATGAACTAGAGAATAATGACTTCATATACATTTTTTGGTTGTTCGCCTACAGAATCAGAATCTGTTTTTATTGGCCAAATATACTTACAAGGAATTTGACCTCAGTAGATGTTAAACTCTCTGTACATTTAACAAATAGACATCTAGTAGTACAAATAGACATGTAGTAGTAATTCGAAATTCTTTTATTTGGATAGCCCCTTGAGATGTACCATCTCGTTTTCGAGGGGGTCCAGGACAAAATATAATAGAAACAagacacacatatggacacaatACATAACAGAAAAACAGAACATAACAAGACAATCAACACAATAAGAAactcaaaacaaacaacaacaacaacaaaaacacacagagcctACAATTACAGCATAATAAGTAACAGGGAATAATGAAGATTCAGAGTATATCCAAGCGTTACTGTAAataaaaatgagaaaaatgaaaagaataaaaagatTGAGTGGATCAGTAGCTAAAAAATAAAGTAGTTCAGTAGCTAGAGAAGTATGAGAAAATAGTTAAAGTCTACATGTACAGTTAGTATGAAAATGAGTTGCCAAGGCATGTTTGAACAGTCTGAAAGATGAGATGGAGCGAACATTTGCTGGTAAGTTATTCCAGTCAGAAGGTGCTTTAAACATGAATGCTCTTTTCACGTGGATTTGGAGACATTAGGTACTGAGAGGAAAAGATGTACAGTGTGTCTTAAATAATGAGTGGAGGAAAAGGGAACTAAGAGCTGTTTTAAATAAGTAGGATTTTAAAGATAAATTGCAACCAGT from Alosa sapidissima isolate fAloSap1 chromosome 9, fAloSap1.pri, whole genome shotgun sequence includes these protein-coding regions:
- the si:ch211-133l11.10 gene encoding rho-related GTP-binding protein RhoU; the protein is MPSLHSKEDDGASLIAPPVPQRRASRLEMQMQKHKSLFLPERKVTCVLVGDGAVGKTSLVVSYTTNGFPSEYIPTTLDNFAALVVVDGKPVRLQLCDVSGERWLTPTGKHNEEFAQLRSLCYKNADIFLLCYSVVLPSSFHSVTSRWASEIHRLCPDAPIILVGTQSDLREDVHVLIQLAQNQEQPITTEEARVCAQHINAVTFTECSALTQKNLKEVFDTAILASMQDNEILQQNHCLTKTPKKIRKLSESWWKKFSCIGGTNMPQ